The Ciconia boyciana chromosome 26, ASM3463844v1, whole genome shotgun sequence nucleotide sequence GGCAAAAGAAACCCCCAAGCCTGAACCTCGTCTCCCTCTTAGCAAGTGCAAACTGGTGTAAATTAGTGGGAAGGGGCAGAAGCTCCCAGGGGCTCTTGATAAAGAGCGTGGGAAGGGGCAGAGCAAAGTttggagctgctggggagatgctggAAGGACTTGGGGGCTCAGGGAGGACTTGGGGGCTTGAGGACAGGTTCTGCCAGGGGTCTACTCTGCCGTGCAATGATGCTTTGTAAGGGCTTTTTGAATCTGGGGTGGTTTCCTCTGGGGTTTTAGGGCTGCTGGGGaaagctggagagcagctgcagcaccttCTGCAAACCAGCCCAgacctgccaggagctgctgtggccATGGGGAGGTGGAGGTGAGGTGAGCCCCGTGCTTCCCAGAGGGTATCACAGGCTGACGTGCTCCGGAAACTGTTGCTTGTCTGCAGCCCCATGGCTCTGTGGTAAGCCCGGGGGGCTCCGGTTGATCTTCTCCAATGCAGTTCCCTAGCATGGACACGTCCACATCCCAAGGGGACTAAGggtctcctccagctgctcagaAACAGCTCTTCTCTGTGGGAAATGGGGACACGGGCTGGCTTTTGTGCTTTGCACGGACCTTGCATCTTGCTGTCCGGTTCCTCCAGACCAGCTTTCTCTCCCCAAACCCAGTGCATTGCCCAGGGCAGCTTGTGCCGACCTACGAGCCAAGCTGGGCTCAGGGAAGCTCATATGTTTTGAGCTAAACATGCACTGAACCTCCCTCAGAGCCAGCAAGGACGGTTCAGGGCGGGGGATGTCCGAGTACATTGCTCGGAGGCGGTGCTGAGCTGTTTTGCTCAGGCTTTTCCAAAAAATGCCTCCCGGGGCTGAGTCGCACCATGGAAAATCCCATTGAGTTGGAGGAAGGCATGAGTCACCCGGCTGTCCGCTAACCTACGGCGCACAAAACCCTGCTGATGCACACCGAGGCTTTGGAAGAGCTTTTATTGAAAGCCCCGCAGCGATGCTGTGGGCAGGGGGGGTCACTTCTTGCGGGCCTGCTTGGTGGGGCAGTCCTTGAAGAACTCGTTGAAGCCCATGGCGACGCAGGCCAGGAAGCAGACGTACTCCTTAAAGTCCACCTCGCTGTCCTTGTTGTGGTCCAGGTCGTTCATGAGCCTCTTGAACTCCACCTCGTCCATTTGTTTCTGCGAGGGGGGAGAGCACGGTGGGGGCACATGGTTTTGGGATGCACGGGTGAGTGAGGCTcttccccacccagccccactgcTTGCAAGGAAGGATGTAAAAAGCCTGggcttcccttccctgccttgaAGGAGggttttctctttgtctttggAAGGAGGTGGCCTTTAGAAATGAAGGTGGCTTACCTGTGATCTGGGGCATGCTGGCACAGCTACAGCAAATATGCCTCTCGATGATGAAAAAGTTTGGCTAAAaaatttctccttcctcctcccagtttAAACCATGAGCCAGAAGGGGAAGTAGGGgttaaaaaaggattaaaaaattgaaatcgGAGCATGATTTTCTTTgccaatcaaaatatttctgtgggtGTAAGAAAGCCAAGTTTCCTTTTGGTCTGAGCATGCTCCAGCTCAGGTCCTCCTGGCCTCGTCCCTCGTCCTCCCCAGGGCTTGCCCTAGAGCCCGAGCTCTCAGCAAGCCGTAGGGCACGCTGCATCCATCGTGCGTGCTTTGGGGAAATTCAGGCTCACCCTGGTTTGCACCGTGCTATGTGCAAAGACCCAAGGCCGGTTTGCTCCTGCCCCTACAACACCTCCCACCCATGCCTGGGCACCTCCAAGGGACGCCAAGGGACGTGTCTCCACGGCCACTTACGCTCCCAAAGACGGGCAGCTCCTTGTTCAGCAGCTCCTTGAGCTCTGCCTTGCTGAGTTTGTACTtgtccccctccttccccgAGTACTTGTGGAAGGTGGTGACCATCATGGCCAGCGCCTGCTCCAGGGGATGCGCCATCGCCAGCTTCCTGCACGCCTGGAGGGCAGAGCACCAGGGATGGGGTCAGGGCAGGCTCAGGGCGGCAACGGAGGTCCACCCACCCTGTCCAAATCGATCCGCCATGCTGCAGAGGGGCGGCCACAACCCCAGCGCCCCTCGGGGAGGCGTTTCGGGGTGCAGTGACTGCTGGGTGAATAGCAAAGCTGGGTCGCAAAGCTGCACAGCAAGCGATGCACGAGGAAGGGAAGCAGAGACTCACCGGGGTCGGCACAGATTGGGCAGCGGCAAGGAGCCggggtgctgcagctggagcgCGATGGGCATTTATAGCCCGGCTGGGGCGGCACTGCCCAGCGCGCCCTGTGCAGCCACCTCGCCTCCAGGCTTTCCCAGTAGCTCCACACAGGCAGTTTCGCCCGCGCCTCATTTTTGCTTAACGAGCTGTGTGATCCCATTAGTAGGAGGtgggggggtctgggtgctgctgggaggagcTGCCGGCCCTACTGGGGAGTCTGGGGACCAAGGCACAAGTCAAGGGATGGGCGCAGGGactgggaagggctggggcaTCCCTTGAGGCTCCGTGGAGAAAGCTGGTCACCAGCCCACGTCCCCGCCTAAGCCATCGCTGTACTGTCCCCCACGCCGCCAGCTTTCTGCGTGGCCCTGGTCTCCCCAGGACAGACGGTCCCAAGCACTCCCATCCCGGTGACCCCAGTGCAAACGAACAGGCTCCGCAGCGGGGCTAGGGAGGTGACAGCAGTTTTATTCGAACAGGCTGGGGCTCGATGATGGCTGGTGAGACTATGAGCCTTAGCACAGAAGTCATTGCAGAAAGTGCTGAGGCAGCCCAGGACGATCATGTACTCCTTGAAGTCCATCATGTTGTCCTTGTCCTCCAGGTCCTTCAGCAGCACGCAGAAGCTGCACTCATCCAGTTGTTCCTGGCAAAGAGCATCAGCAGGGTCAAGGACGGTGCTCGCTGGCCACGGCACAGGTAAACATCAACCGCAACGGGTGGTTTCGGCAGATGGGGGGAACCTGTTTCAGGGAGGAGCGAGCCCTTCCCTGACCCCCACATCTTCCCCAGTGGTGGGGAGAGGCATGAGGATGCTGGTGGGGCTCAGTCCTGGGTGTCCCCACGCTCCCCGCCATGAAGCTGGGCAGCTCCTTCAGCTCGCCCTTGCTCAGCTGGTACTTGTcaccctccttccccaagcACTCGTGGAAGGTGGCGATGCTGGAGGCCAGGGCTTGTTCCAGGGTGACAGCCATCCTGGCCAGGGGCTGCTCCCGGGCGAGtgctggcagtggggagggCACCCAGCTTTTCCCTGCAAACCCCCGGTTACGTTTGCATCGCCACCCATCTGCAAGAGCCTGCTTGGTTTGGAGGAGGGAGCCAGGGTAAATCCTCGAAGACAGCCAACCTTTCCGTCTCTGGGGATTGCAGAGGAAACGTGTCTTCCTTCTCCCAGAGATGTGGCAGCTGGAGAGGACTGGGGGGGAACATATTTGGGGCATTTTCTGAAACCTTGCAAATCTTGCACCGCGTGAGACCTCGAGGCTGGTGCACCGCCAGGGCTGGGTTAGCAGCCGGCACAGGGTGCCCGGAGCTGATCCCGCCAGGGACACGAGGACGGAAGCGTGGGTTTGAGCTCCCTAAATTGGGGccagctgcagagcctggcagccCCATCCCCGCTGCATCGCCCCGCACCGTTCCCCGCCCCGCCTGCCATATGGTGCCATGCAAAGTGCCCCAGGGCTTTCCAGGaggagcacccaggggtgcagcTGCCGAGTGCACGGGCACACAAACCACCCCCTGCCCACACAGATGCCTGCGCAATGCTCTCTCCGACACGCCGGTCCCCTGCACGCTGGtgcactgcagcagcccctCCTGTGCCCCCCGGGTTCCCCACACACCCGCGTTTGCTCCGAGCAGCTCTGGGGTGGGAAATAATGTGCCCAGCCTCGACTAGCGTGGGCACGGGGGCTGCGACTGCTCAGAGCCCCagcccggatgcctgggtcctgCGGGGAAGCGTGCACAAGGGGGGGACATCCTGAATTGTTTCCGTGTGCTGCAGCCCATCTGCATCTAGAAATGAGATGTTGGGGGCTGGTTGCCCCTCATCCTGAGGGTCCTTTCTGGAGAGACCCTGATAGTCTACTCTGGATCCCACCAGATCGCTGGGATCCCGTgcgagcagctgggtgcagCGCCCAGCCAAGCCCCACTCACCCCATAAGCAGCAGCGTGAGTCACGAGCCCTGCCCTCACCCCAGAGGGATTCCTCCCCCATGACTCAGCCGTAGCCCTGCCCGGCTGCACCGTCTTCTACGGGAGCACCCCCAGTTTGCCCGGGACCCCCAgtgtggcagggcaggggaaggtgggCTGCACGGGCAGGGGaacaggcaggagcaggagccagcGATGCTCCTGCGTcagggaggggagcagcagggtCGGCGAGGGGGGCTGGCTGGAAGGGGACGAGGGTCCCGGCTCTAAGGTGCTGACATCCCCCCTGCCACGGGAGTGGGGGTCACGGGGACCACCGCCATGCTCGCAGGCCCGGGGCCAAGTCCCCTCCCAGTGGAAAATCCCCAGCAGGCGCCGAGGCTACCAGCTCGGGCTGCCCGCCAGCACCGTGGGCGTCACAGGACGCCGTGAGCCGGGCTGCAGCACGCTCCCCACCAAGCACTGCCGGCCTGGGGTGTCCCGCCACACACGGGGCCACAGAGCTTTTCCCCGTCCCTATCCCAGGTGGGGGGCGTGCAATGTGCCCAGATGCAGCACAGGAACTGGGGTCCCCTGAGACACCCCGGGGTTGGGGTGGCCATGCCCTTGCCGTGCACGGGTGCGGGGCTGTAGGTCCAGGCTGCTCGGGACCCCACGTGGGGATGTGGAGAGGGTCCCCCGGGACGTGTGGCAGCAGCATCTGCACCCTGTGCCCCAGGCAAGCGGcttggggtgctgtggggccaGTGGGGTGCCAGGAGGCCACGGTGTCTGCTGACACCTCGTGGTGGCTCGATCAGCCTCAGGGAGCCCATCCCTGGGAGGCCAGAAGGCTGGGACGGGTGTTATCACCAGCCCAGGGCACGCCATGACTGCGTGGGTGATGGGGGACAGGGCAGAccccctccctcagccccctgcATCCCCTCGGTGCATGcatgctgtggggcagcccccaggaAGGCAGAGCCTCAGCATCACCCGCTGCTCCTCCAAACTTTATTGCTGCAATAAATAACCACGGTGGTGTTGCCTGGATGGGACCGCGCCGCTCCCCGAGCCCGAAGGACCAGGGCACCAGGCAGGgcagacccttcaccagcttggGCAGGGGGAAAGGCACCCTTTTCCCAAGAAGACCCCCAACTTTGAGGGGGAGCTCCAAGGGGAGAAGGGGTCCTGGTTGTGATGGGGTTTCTGCCAGCGGGGCCGTGTCCCAGAGGTCTGAGAACAGACAATTCATGTCCTAGATGAGGGGAAGCCTCTCCCTTTGCTTCTTGCCCAGCAGCCCAGCAAGGACAGGGCTTGCGGAAGAGGATGAGGGCAGGGATGTCATGGCATGGGGCAAGGAGAAGACCCCAAGGCTGTGATGGCCTCGcaccccccagctcccacccacAGGGTCTTCCCGCCCCAATCGCACCCTGGCATGGCTCGGTCGGCAAAGCTGTGGGAGACCGGGGTGCCCCGGGGCAAGCTGGGGCTCAGGGTGGGGCTCGGCAGCGGGAGAGGCGAGAAGCGGGGAGCCATGGAGAAGCAGGGGTTGAACCCCGGGGGCTGAGCCCGGGGAGGGTCCGGATGCAGCCGGCTACTTGGTGTGCTTGAcgctctgctcctgctggcgGATGATTTGGGCGATGGGGCTGGCGATGCCGCCTATCAAGGTCCAGTATTCCTCGAAGCTGATGCGCCCATCTTTGTTCTCGTCCAGGTCGCAGATGAGCTTGTCGGCTGCTCGACGGTTCCCGGTGTCCTGGGGGAGAGAGCGGAGCCGCTCACACCGGGGCGGCAGGGAAAGCGGGGTGTAGGGTTGGGGGGACCCCATGCAAGCGGGAGGATCCAGTTCCCTGGCCCCGCACGCCCCAGCCTCACCGTCAGCATGTGGTTGAGCTCACAGCTCAGCATCTTGCGGAAATCCTTCTTGCTGATGCGCCGCGGCTTCTTGCAGCAGCAGCGGTGGCTCGAGTACTTGTCAAAGTTGTTCACCAGCACCTGGACGGCCCATTCCAGCTCCGTGCATTCTGCCATCGCTGCCTGCGATCACCTGCGGGGACGGGGGTCAAGGACGGGGGCCGTGGGACCCTCCACATGCCCatgctgggggacaggggatggaAGGGCAGGTGGCATGCCACTAAAGATCACGGTGCCATCGCTCAGGGCCCGCATGGGCGTCTCCgctgccaccagccctggggTCACTGCGAGCCCCCGGGCAGGCAAAAAGCAGCCTCCATGGAAAGGCAAAAAGCTGGCAGTGCCGACGTGTGGGGTGCTCATCTCCCCGCATCGCTGCTCGTACAGGATCACCCCAAAAATCCTCCATGCCACCTACCCCAGCTCCGGCGCAGCACCCGCCCCATGCTAGCTGCCCCACCTGCCCCCCTGGGGCAGCCACCCCCACGCGTGGGTTGGGGCGGCAATTATGGTGCTGGGGCCGCAGGGCTCCGCAGTGCTGGAGCCGCGGCTGCCGTTTCCCAGGGCTCATTAGGGAGGAATGGGGCTGGGAGCCACACGGcagcggcggtggcggcgggaCGAGGGCAGGAATTACCAGCCAGCCTTCCTCTTGCTTCACGGCTCTGGGAACACCCCGGCGGGGCAGGTCTGGACCTGCCCGAGCCCCCCGCGAGCCCAGCCATGGGCGTCCCCCATACCGTGGGGTCCAATCCTGCCTCCCTGCTTGATGCCCAGGGTCCCCCTCCTCTCTCCGCGGTCCCAAGGCTGCCCCAAGCCAGGAAGCTCCTTCCTATGGATAGACCCAACAGGATGGTCCCGGTCACGGGGTCCGGCGTCCGCATCCTGGgcaggatgcaggcagggaCGGAAACTGCGTCACCTTGTCCAGCCTTGGCTCTTTCCTGCCCCGTCGGTGGCAGAGAGCGGGGTGAGCTGGGGCCTGCTGCTCCCCGTCATTTCGCTGGAGCCATGCTGATTTACTCCAGCCCGGGGTGCAACACCGACCGTCACGGCAGCGGTGGCCGCATGGGTCTTGGAGGAAGCCAACGGGGCGGCATGCGTGGAGCCCAGAGGAGTGGCCCAGCACTGTCCCCCACTCTGGGGGCATCATCAGGGTgtctgcagcctggctgctccctgggagcaggcaggaccTGCCCAGTGCCCCAAACTTGGCTCGTGTCCCCTCTCTCTTTGCACTGATCCTCCCCAGTTCAGCCCTAGGCCGAGGACGTCGGCACATCAGGGTGGTGACAAGAGACACACGGCTCAGCCCCGGGCTCCCCGCACTCTCGCGCTCATCCCTGCATGCCTCAGCATGGCTGGGTGCCCTCCCGAGCCAGCCTTGTCCCCACGGGAGCCTTCTGTGTGCCACGGTGCCGCAGCCCAGGGCCACCCCATCCCGGGACTGGGGACTGTCCCCAGCTTGCAGGATGCTGGGCCCCAGGGTGGCTTTCAAACAGTCCCAGTGCTGGCAGGGGGTCCCTCTGCGAGCTGCAGTGCCCGGCATGGCCCCGCGAGAGCCGCTCACCAGAGACCTCTGGCTCTGGCCCTTCCTCATCCCGGGCCATTAATTGCCAACAGAAGGTAATCAGCAGCACCTACGCAAAAGCACCCACCGCACAcccaccccctgcacccacTGGGGTCCCCACGTGCAGACCCCACACCGGCGTCGCCGGTCCCCTGCCACCAGCGCCCAGCCCATCCTCGGTGCATCATGGCTGCTGCTTCGCTGCTGACTCACGGCACCAGCCCATCCGCGACAGCGCAGCCCGCATGGCCCCGCCGTCGCCTGCACCCCAGCCGCACCACACGTCCCCGGGGCCAGCCTGGGGCGTGGAGACATTGTCACCACAGTGGGACGTGGGGATGCCAGCacggctgcagcagggctgggcgcCGGGTAGGCGGGATGGGCAAGACGGGGCTCGCTGGCTGCTCCGCTCCTGCCATCGTGGTTCCCCCTCTTCTTtcacctctccctctccttcctcgtGCACTCACCAGCACCAGTGCCCAGAGCCAGGACCCACAGCCGGGCACGGCCCCGGCATTGCCGCGGGCAAAGCAGGGGGAAATGCCCCTTTTCCAGGGGCCAGACCCCACTGGCAACCCCATGTGCCAGGCTCTCCATAGGCAGCGGAGGGCAACAGATTCTGCCAAGCCCCATGCCAGACTacctgccccccagcccagctccccctgGT carries:
- the S100A16 gene encoding protein S100-A16, which encodes MAECTELEWAVQVLVNNFDKYSSHRCCCKKPRRISKKDFRKMLSCELNHMLTDTGNRRAADKLICDLDENKDGRISFEEYWTLIGGIASPIAQIIRQQEQSVKHTK
- the LOC140644141 gene encoding protein S100-A4-like, producing the protein MAHPLEQALAMMVTTFHKYSGKEGDKYKLSKAELKELLNKELPVFGSKQMDEVEFKRLMNDLDHNKDSEVDFKEYVCFLACVAMGFNEFFKDCPTKQARKK